From the Phycisphaerales bacterium AB-hyl4 genome, one window contains:
- a CDS encoding amidohydrolase family protein: MIVDCHTHLWLPHELTDELAIEAGLIRGEPLDLSVTPEQHRAATAGVDKAIVFGLRAPLVGFLSENDTVADYVKTDPAKYIGFAAINPAEAGALDELERAVADLGLRGLKMTPIYSGYHPHDERAWPIYARAEKLGLPILFHQGTTFPRKAPLKYAHPEQLEDIALRHPDLKMIIAHMGHPWENEAIALIRKQPNVFADISALYYRPWQFYNMLRLAYEYGATGKLLFGTDYPIATFEDTVAGLREVVRCSREQWQVPELPAELPDEILYRDTLGLLGLD; the protein is encoded by the coding sequence ATGATTGTCGACTGTCATACGCATCTGTGGCTGCCGCATGAACTGACGGACGAGCTGGCCATCGAGGCTGGCCTGATCCGCGGCGAGCCGTTGGACCTCAGCGTCACGCCCGAGCAGCACCGTGCCGCCACCGCGGGAGTGGATAAGGCGATCGTCTTCGGTCTGCGTGCGCCGCTGGTGGGCTTCCTGAGTGAGAACGACACGGTCGCCGACTATGTGAAGACCGACCCCGCGAAATACATCGGTTTCGCGGCGATCAATCCCGCGGAAGCCGGTGCGCTTGACGAGCTCGAACGGGCCGTGGCTGACCTTGGCCTGCGCGGGTTGAAGATGACGCCGATCTATTCAGGCTATCACCCGCATGATGAGCGGGCTTGGCCCATTTATGCCCGCGCCGAGAAGCTGGGCTTGCCCATTCTCTTTCACCAGGGCACGACGTTTCCGCGCAAGGCGCCGTTGAAGTATGCCCACCCCGAGCAGTTGGAAGACATTGCGCTGCGCCATCCCGACCTGAAGATGATCATCGCGCACATGGGCCATCCCTGGGAAAATGAAGCCATTGCGCTGATTCGAAAACAGCCCAACGTTTTTGCGGACATCTCCGCTCTCTACTATCGGCCGTGGCAGTTCTACAACATGCTCCGCCTGGCGTACGAGTACGGCGCAACGGGCAAGCTGCTGTTCGGCACGGACTACCCGATCGCCACGTTTGAGGACACGGTGGCCGGCCTGCGTGAGGTGGTGCGATGCTCGCGCGAGCAGTGGCAGGTGCCCGAGCTTCCCGCCGAGCTGCCTGACGAAATCCTTTACCGCGACACGCTCGGCCTGCTCGGGCTTGATTGA
- a CDS encoding mandelate racemase/muconate lactonizing enzyme family protein: MKITNVRCHLLTTDLRQATIVWAGGSIPYWNTALIEVETDAGVSGLGEAYYPGLSAPRPTQAMTDNFATLLVGENPLDIARLFHKMRAKSYAWGKAGLPLMVAGTIENALWDILGQVQGVPVWQLLGGRCHDGIMAYASGGNDAPDALLQDEMRSYVERGFKAVKIRIGRSVKEDVHKVALCREALGPDVHLMVDAVMGHNPQPLTAKQALERARAVEPYDITWFEDPVNNRDYAGCAFVRQQTSIPIAAGETAVGVHEFLPFFEADAVDYIQPDPTHSGGILECLDIRALARAHGVRVIYHSWGMAPCLSANYNLAFADPYSTFVEYPTHGMPLVDELAIEPFEIVNGMLQAPTQPGLGVRLTPEILENYAYVDGSIFWP, encoded by the coding sequence ATGAAAATCACCAACGTTCGCTGCCATCTGCTCACCACGGACCTGCGCCAGGCGACCATCGTGTGGGCGGGCGGCTCGATTCCGTACTGGAATACCGCGCTGATTGAAGTTGAAACCGACGCGGGCGTGTCCGGTCTTGGTGAGGCGTACTACCCCGGCCTGAGTGCGCCAAGGCCGACGCAGGCGATGACGGACAATTTCGCCACGCTGCTGGTGGGCGAGAACCCGCTCGACATCGCACGCCTGTTTCACAAGATGCGGGCCAAGAGTTATGCGTGGGGCAAGGCGGGGCTTCCGCTGATGGTCGCGGGCACGATTGAGAACGCGCTTTGGGACATCCTCGGCCAGGTGCAGGGCGTGCCGGTCTGGCAACTGCTCGGCGGCCGATGTCATGACGGCATCATGGCCTACGCCAGCGGCGGCAACGACGCGCCTGATGCGTTGTTGCAAGACGAGATGCGAAGCTATGTCGAGCGGGGATTCAAGGCTGTGAAGATCCGCATCGGCCGATCGGTGAAAGAGGACGTGCACAAGGTCGCGTTATGTCGGGAGGCGCTCGGGCCTGATGTGCACTTGATGGTCGATGCGGTGATGGGGCACAACCCGCAGCCGCTGACGGCGAAGCAGGCGCTCGAGCGTGCCCGGGCTGTGGAGCCGTACGACATCACCTGGTTTGAAGATCCGGTGAACAATCGCGACTACGCCGGCTGCGCTTTCGTTCGGCAGCAGACGAGCATCCCGATCGCCGCGGGCGAGACGGCGGTGGGGGTGCACGAGTTTCTACCGTTCTTTGAAGCGGACGCGGTCGATTACATTCAGCCCGACCCGACACACTCCGGCGGCATCCTTGAATGCCTCGACATCCGTGCGCTGGCGCGGGCGCATGGCGTGCGGGTGATCTACCATTCGTGGGGCATGGCGCCTTGCCTCTCGGCCAACTACAACCTTGCCTTTGCCGACCCGTATTCGACGTTCGTGGAATATCCGACGCACGGCATGCCGCTGGTCGACGAACTCGCGATCGAGCCGTTTGAAATCGTGAACGGCATGCTCCAGGCGCCGACGCAGCCGGGTCTGGGCGTTCGGCTGACGCCCGAGATCCTTGAGAACTACGCCTATGTTGACGGGTCGATTTTCTGGCCCTGA
- a CDS encoding SDR family NAD(P)-dependent oxidoreductase, giving the protein MGMTADGTIKGRVAVVTGAATGIGRAIAVAYAEAGAKVVCVSRRMETLRPAVDAITNAGHSALAVQADTSDAEQVEAAVQQAVDAFGRIDILVNNAGFLDFSPIMDVSEELFDRTFAVNVKGYFLFSQAAARQMIQQGVGGSIINITSISAEQCGELKVHYCASNAARKMLTKGFALELAKHQIRVNAVAPGDIESDIVRDPNIQHVLDSVDFGAFAPLGRRGKPDDIVGACIFLASEQAGYITGSTLLIDGGAFSGVYFPRAADAPA; this is encoded by the coding sequence ATGGGCATGACTGCAGACGGGACGATCAAAGGCCGGGTGGCGGTGGTTACCGGTGCTGCGACGGGAATCGGCCGGGCCATTGCGGTCGCTTACGCCGAGGCGGGGGCGAAGGTGGTTTGTGTCAGCCGACGGATGGAGACGCTGCGGCCGGCGGTGGACGCGATCACGAATGCGGGGCATTCCGCCCTGGCTGTGCAAGCGGATACGTCCGATGCCGAGCAGGTTGAGGCTGCTGTACAGCAGGCGGTCGACGCGTTCGGCCGAATCGACATCCTCGTCAACAACGCAGGCTTCCTTGATTTCAGTCCGATCATGGACGTCTCGGAAGAGCTGTTCGACCGCACGTTTGCCGTCAACGTCAAAGGCTACTTCCTCTTCTCGCAGGCGGCGGCACGGCAGATGATCCAGCAGGGCGTGGGTGGCAGCATCATCAACATCACCTCCATCTCCGCGGAACAGTGCGGCGAGTTGAAGGTGCATTACTGTGCTTCCAACGCGGCCCGTAAAATGCTGACCAAAGGCTTTGCGCTGGAGTTGGCCAAGCATCAGATTCGCGTCAACGCCGTCGCGCCGGGCGATATCGAAAGCGACATCGTCCGCGACCCGAACATTCAGCACGTATTGGACAGCGTCGACTTCGGCGCGTTCGCACCGCTCGGCCGACGTGGCAAGCCCGATGACATCGTCGGCGCCTGCATCTTCCTCGCCAGCGAGCAGGCAGGTTACATTACCGGCTCGACGTTGCTGATCGACGGCGGGGCGTTCAGCGGTGTCTACTTCCCCCGCGCAGCCGACGCGCCCGCGTAA
- a CDS encoding N-acetyltransferase family protein: MTTTNADTSETRQMQDDAFALRNYGREMARFKAKNTGAEVVIRYPRWEDLKQFHAYLNQVHQESLEEPMWFSTRPHDLPQTSRRLAENLKKVEVAGHPFLFVEVEGQIVGQGWVWIGGPNFGADIGYLGLELTKATRGMGIGTKLFEILEAESKNAGAVMIELTMASANRACQLYERLGYKEVGRIPHAVMSNYGKEKWDDRADLVYMIKYL, translated from the coding sequence ATGACCACCACGAACGCCGACACCAGCGAAACGCGACAGATGCAGGACGACGCGTTCGCCCTGCGCAACTACGGCCGCGAGATGGCCCGCTTCAAGGCCAAGAACACCGGCGCCGAAGTCGTCATCCGTTATCCGCGATGGGAAGATCTCAAGCAATTTCACGCCTACCTGAACCAGGTCCACCAGGAAAGCCTTGAGGAGCCGATGTGGTTCAGCACTCGGCCGCACGACCTGCCGCAGACCTCGCGTCGGCTGGCGGAGAACCTCAAGAAGGTCGAAGTCGCAGGCCACCCCTTCCTGTTCGTCGAAGTCGAGGGCCAGATCGTCGGCCAGGGCTGGGTCTGGATCGGCGGACCGAACTTCGGCGCCGACATCGGCTACCTCGGCCTGGAACTGACCAAGGCCACCCGCGGCATGGGCATCGGCACGAAACTGTTCGAAATCCTCGAGGCCGAATCAAAGAACGCCGGGGCCGTCATGATCGAACTCACGATGGCGTCGGCCAACCGGGCATGCCAACTCTACGAGCGCCTCGGCTACAAAGAAGTCGGGCGAATCCCGCATGCCGTGATGAGCAACTACGGCAAAGAAAAGTGGGACGATCGTGCCGACCTCGTCTACATGATCAAGTATCTCTGA